A window of the Pseudoliparis swirei isolate HS2019 ecotype Mariana Trench chromosome 13, NWPU_hadal_v1, whole genome shotgun sequence genome harbors these coding sequences:
- the LOC130203469 gene encoding SH3 and cysteine-rich domain-containing protein 2-like has protein sequence MTEISEKENEPQHLRRPHATVPSQPESKLQRLKRSLSFKSVMRSKSTDNFFQRSNGEFRPLSALITAPPPLPSPPHISESPLAYERSPSTSPNPSLSSRSPAISPSKTMNFKTKPKSQAQPVKTHCFQEHVFRRPASCQRCKHMIQGNSKQGLRCKACKLAAHLWCSSELSQQPCTGKTGAFKRNFSSPLLATDTLGVVIEAPAAQEADNGIVDPVYEALRYGTSLAQRCRSSFSSISESPCHEEEKPQDKLENQPRAEEAHIPGMLTPPESEKADSEDRVSLKTPKKVEVHSIHTYVALYKFLPQEKNDLELQPGDRVQVTDDSNEDWWKGKSRDKVGLFPANFVQRVRPGERVWKVTDGFHGNRDKGQMTVKEAQICVGKNEDIDGFLRLSSGKKRGLVPAKNLLEI, from the exons TTGCAGCGGTTGAAGCGCTCCCTGTCCTTCAAGTCAGTCATGCGCAGCAAGAGCACGGACAACTTCTTCCAGCGCAGTAACGGCGAGTTCCGCCCTCTGTCTGCCCTCATCACCGCGCCGCCGCCcctgccctctcctccccacaTCTCCGAGTCCCCCCTGGCCTACGAGCGCTCCCCGTCTACCAGTCCTAACCCCTCTTTGTCATCGCGCTCACCTGCCATCAGCCCCTCAAAAACAATGAATTTCAAAACCAAGCCAAAGTCTCAGGCCCAGCCGGTCAAGACCCACTGCTTCCAAGAGCACGTCTTCCGTCGGCCTGCCAGCTGCCAGCGATGCAAACACATGATCCAAG GAAACTCCAAGCAGGGGCTGCGTTGTAAAGCCTGTAAGCTGGCGGCCCACCTCTGGTGCTCGTCGGAGCTCTCTCAGCAGCCCTGTACTGGCAAG ACAGGAGCCTTCAAGAGAAACTTCAGCTCCCCTCTGTTAGCCACTGATACGCTGGGCGTGGTCATCGAGGCTCCCGCTGCCCAAG AGGCAGATAATGGCATTGTGGACCCTGTGTATGAGGCACTGCGCTACGGGACGTCGCTGGCTCAGAGGTGTCGCTCCAGCTTCAGCAGTATCTCAGAGTCGCCCTGTCACGAG GAGGAAAAACCGCAAGACAAACTAGAAAACCAGCCAAGAGCAGAAGAGGCGCACATCCCAGGAA tGCTCACCCCTCCTGAAAGCGAGAAGGCTGATTCCGAAGACAGGGTCAGCCTGAAG ACTCCTAAGAAAGTAGAGGTCCACTCCATCCACACATATGTGGCTCTCTACAAGTTTCTGCCTCAGGAGAAGAACGACTTGGAACTACA GCCTGGGGACAGAGTTCAAGTCACAGATGACTCCAACGAGGACTGGTGGAAG gggAAAAGCAGAGACAAGGTGGGATTGTTCCCGGCCAATTTTGTGCAGCGCGTGCGCCCTGGTGAGCGTGTGTGGAAGGTCACGGATGGTTTCCACGGCAACCGAGACAAAGGCCAGATGACTGTGAAAGAGGCCCAG ATCTGTGTGGGGAAGAACGAGGACATTGACGGTTTCCTCCGGCTGAGCAGCGGGAAGAAGAGAGGCTTGGTACCTGCGAAGAATCTGCTAGAAATATGA